A genomic region of Methanofollis fontis contains the following coding sequences:
- a CDS encoding A24 family peptidase C-terminal domain-containing protein, which translates to MLPLWIGTTAVAITLLYASWLDHRDRRVPFRTWYPMLAVAVPSVCLYYAGMLMEGETRLVFSYIALSLIFSGIFYLFGSLHLFGGADAWALIFLSVCIPAFPITPLWGVPTFGFFPFSVLVNALVLNLAAPPALFIYNLLHGNRAPFPYMFLGYPVKGAEIQRHYGFVMEEIEEEADGSLSRHFLRMRDSLRRTVRGGERRMYTKDLREHPERYTQELALYRRSKTVWISYAVPFIIPITGGLISALFIGDIFYMILRTIAGV; encoded by the coding sequence ATGCTTCCGCTCTGGATTGGAACGACGGCAGTCGCAATTACACTGCTCTATGCCTCATGGCTCGATCATCGGGACCGCCGGGTGCCGTTCAGGACATGGTACCCGATGCTTGCTGTTGCGGTGCCCTCGGTCTGCCTGTACTATGCAGGCATGCTGATGGAGGGAGAGACCCGGCTTGTATTCTCCTATATTGCGCTCTCACTCATATTTTCAGGCATATTCTATCTCTTCGGCAGCCTCCACCTCTTCGGCGGGGCGGATGCATGGGCCCTCATCTTTCTCTCGGTCTGCATACCGGCATTCCCGATCACACCACTCTGGGGTGTGCCGACCTTCGGGTTCTTCCCGTTTTCGGTACTGGTCAATGCCCTTGTCCTGAACCTTGCGGCACCGCCTGCCCTGTTCATATACAATCTCCTTCACGGCAACCGCGCCCCCTTCCCCTATATGTTCCTGGGCTATCCAGTAAAGGGGGCGGAGATCCAGCGCCACTACGGTTTTGTCATGGAGGAGATCGAGGAGGAGGCAGATGGAAGCCTCTCCCGACACTTCCTCAGGATGAGGGACTCGTTGCGGCGGACGGTGAGAGGCGGTGAACGGCGCATGTACACAAAGGATCTCAGGGAGCACCCGGAACGCTATACACAGGAACTGGCGCTCTACCGACGTTCAAAAACCGTCTGGATCTCATATGCGGTTCCATTCATCATCCCGATCACAGGCGGCCTCATTTCAGCACTGTTTATTGGCGATATATTCTATATGATCCTGCGGACAATCGCAGGAGTCTGA
- a CDS encoding hydrocarbon binding protein (contains V4R domain) — protein MGELTVEEMNKQFKTGTVFRAEDVPMSCSPSPKDLEQTLHGVMKMNGLIIKSLEEIAGRGANAVTYRAGKKFGHEVAKYFRKIDDIEEALRELSYILHGQYTFELWKPEDKENYVVTENNETFIYLVFHDCIVRQTLRRNGMDQGGPLCQTLYGYVVGAIEEITGRRAKLEIVHTGPNACLKKLILK, from the coding sequence ATGGGTGAATTGACTGTCGAAGAGATGAACAAACAGTTCAAGACAGGGACTGTCTTCCGCGCCGAGGATGTCCCCATGAGCTGTTCGCCCAGCCCCAAGGACCTTGAACAGACCCTTCATGGAGTCATGAAAATGAACGGGCTGATCATCAAGTCTCTTGAGGAGATCGCCGGGCGAGGAGCCAATGCCGTAACCTATCGGGCCGGAAAAAAATTCGGTCATGAGGTGGCGAAATATTTCCGGAAAATCGATGATATCGAGGAAGCGCTACGTGAACTCTCGTATATTCTCCACGGTCAGTATACCTTCGAACTCTGGAAACCGGAGGACAAGGAGAATTATGTCGTCACCGAGAATAACGAGACGTTCATCTATCTTGTCTTCCACGACTGTATCGTCCGTCAAACCCTCCGCAGAAACGGCATGGATCAGGGCGGTCCCCTCTGTCAGACCCTTTATGGGTATGTGGTCGGTGCCATCGAGGAGATCACGGGGCGCAGGGCGAAGCTGGAGATCGTGCACACGGGCCCCAATGCCTGCCTGAAGAAACTGATCCTGAAGTGA
- the minD gene encoding cell division ATPase MinD: protein MIRAFTIASGKGGTGKTTVTVNLGTSLAQLGKETYILDADIGMANLGLVLGLEDAPVTLHEVLAGKAKVEDAIYEGPNGVKVVPSGISLQGFQNSDPDRLRDVMRELIDRCDYLLVDAAAGISKDGVVALAISDEVILVVNPELSSMADALKTKILTEMVGGKVYGAIINRSGMENTEIRRHSVEDVLGVRVIDMIPEDPNVRRSTAYKTPVVIKYPASESSRAFRRIAADIAGMQYEEETEERKQNFIDRLAHTLFGGAR from the coding sequence TTGATCAGGGCATTTACAATCGCATCCGGGAAAGGGGGTACCGGCAAGACGACGGTAACCGTTAACCTCGGGACATCTCTCGCCCAACTCGGCAAAGAAACCTATATTCTCGATGCGGATATCGGGATGGCGAATCTGGGTCTGGTGCTCGGGCTTGAAGACGCACCGGTCACACTTCATGAAGTGCTTGCCGGCAAGGCGAAGGTTGAGGATGCAATATATGAGGGGCCCAATGGCGTCAAAGTGGTGCCAAGCGGCATCTCACTCCAGGGCTTTCAGAACTCGGACCCCGATCGTCTCCGGGATGTGATGCGGGAACTGATTGACCGGTGTGACTACCTCCTTGTCGACGCCGCTGCCGGGATCAGCAAAGATGGTGTGGTGGCACTTGCCATCTCGGATGAGGTGATCCTTGTGGTGAACCCGGAACTCTCTTCGATGGCCGACGCTCTGAAGACGAAAATCCTGACGGAGATGGTCGGGGGCAAGGTCTATGGTGCGATCATCAATCGATCGGGGATGGAAAACACCGAAATCAGACGGCATTCTGTCGAGGACGTGCTTGGCGTGCGGGTGATCGACATGATCCCTGAAGACCCCAACGTGCGGAGATCGACCGCCTACAAGACGCCGGTAGTCATCAAGTATCCGGCATCGGAGTCCTCACGCGCCTTCAGGCGAATCGCCGCGGACATCGCCGGGATGCAGTATGAAGAGGAGACCGAGGAGAGGAAACAAAATTTCATTGACAGGCTTGCTCACACGCTCTTTGGCGGAGCACGCTGA
- a CDS encoding roadblock/LC7 domain-containing protein produces MKLPEGKKFGSMKAPLEEVLPFTDAFCAVVWIQSEGVEGFVLSEEGRPIAAWYNGGSEEIVGQEALELMFAEPAPSCILGRYDPDEFEEAVGRCRSMGYLISEHATPVPVDEGVDGDVGVPALNEGSLNLILSQPGVIAVSAFYEGFAVQSAGAADFDRIAAVAEDLLRAGSRIACDMETGDLDQIILETPGGKLIIAPFGDLSLCVLAESNANLGLIRVALRSIRWDG; encoded by the coding sequence ATGAAATTGCCGGAGGGAAAAAAATTCGGGAGCATGAAGGCCCCTCTTGAGGAGGTCCTTCCATTTACTGATGCCTTTTGTGCAGTTGTATGGATCCAGTCTGAAGGTGTCGAGGGTTTTGTCCTCTCTGAAGAGGGTCGGCCTATAGCGGCCTGGTATAACGGAGGTTCTGAAGAGATTGTCGGTCAGGAAGCACTGGAGCTCATGTTTGCAGAACCGGCCCCCTCCTGTATTCTCGGGCGGTACGACCCTGATGAGTTTGAGGAGGCGGTCGGGCGGTGCCGTTCGATGGGTTATTTGATCTCCGAACACGCTACTCCGGTGCCTGTGGACGAGGGTGTTGATGGTGATGTGGGTGTACCCGCCCTCAATGAAGGCTCACTCAATCTGATCCTCTCCCAGCCTGGTGTGATCGCTGTTTCTGCATTTTATGAAGGTTTTGCCGTTCAATCTGCCGGTGCTGCTGATTTTGACCGGATTGCTGCAGTTGCAGAAGATCTGCTCAGAGCGGGATCCCGGATTGCCTGTGATATGGAGACCGGCGACCTCGATCAGATCATCCTCGAAACGCCGGGCGGGAAACTGATCATCGCCCCCTTCGGTGATCTCTCCCTCTGTGTTCTGGCCGAATCGAATGCAAACCTCGGTCTGATACGGGTTGCACTGCGCAGCATCAGGTGGGATGGATAG
- a CDS encoding NADH-quinone oxidoreductase subunit B family protein: MKIAIEELAGCSGCTISVLDLHEMLLEVIAEADIVYSPVIMDVKEPPEGIDIAFVTGAVRNEENEERLNLIRKRAKKLVAFGTCACYGGVSGLSMLGKQEDLFNCVYRGVETADEGNVIPTDVPPFLYRAFAVGDLVKVDYYVTGCPPKEKFLRTIIPALVRGDPIELSKKSVCSECDRKMGDVQNWHLKRRYEGTPDREHCLLGQGYLCLGPVTFGRCGASCPRNNVPCHGCNGPSLDILREPCRDIHNMMVRRIADLTDTPEKEVEKQLYDVAHTMYPFTIGSLIMEDKEISKIRDLVRGGKA; the protein is encoded by the coding sequence ATGAAGATCGCAATTGAAGAACTGGCAGGATGCTCCGGCTGTACGATCTCGGTGCTTGATCTCCATGAGATGCTGCTTGAGGTGATCGCCGAGGCCGATATCGTGTATTCGCCGGTGATCATGGATGTGAAAGAACCTCCCGAGGGGATTGATATCGCCTTCGTGACTGGTGCTGTCAGGAATGAAGAGAATGAAGAGCGTTTGAACCTGATCCGGAAGCGAGCGAAGAAACTGGTTGCCTTTGGCACCTGTGCCTGCTATGGTGGGGTTTCTGGCCTCTCGATGCTTGGAAAACAGGAGGATCTCTTCAACTGCGTTTACCGCGGTGTCGAAACGGCTGATGAGGGCAATGTCATCCCGACCGACGTGCCGCCCTTCCTCTATCGGGCATTTGCCGTGGGAGATCTCGTGAAGGTGGACTATTATGTCACCGGTTGTCCGCCCAAGGAGAAGTTTCTCAGGACCATCATCCCCGCTCTTGTCCGGGGGGATCCGATCGAACTCTCGAAGAAATCGGTATGTTCTGAATGCGACCGAAAGATGGGGGACGTGCAGAATTGGCACCTGAAACGCCGTTACGAGGGAACCCCCGACCGTGAGCACTGTCTCCTTGGTCAGGGATATCTCTGCCTTGGACCGGTGACGTTCGGGCGGTGCGGTGCCTCCTGCCCCCGGAACAATGTGCCCTGTCACGGCTGCAACGGTCCCTCGCTGGACATACTCAGGGAACCCTGCAGGGACATCCATAACATGATGGTCCGACGGATCGCCGATCTCACCGACACACCTGAAAAAGAGGTCGAAAAACAGCTCTACGACGTGGCACACACCATGTATCCCTTTACAATCGGGAGCCTGATCATGGAGGACAAAGAGATATCGAAGATCCGGGACCTTGTGCGGGGAGGGAAGGCATGA
- a CDS encoding roadblock/LC7 domain-containing protein produces MLKQILMEFLRLDGVTAAVVVGRDGFVIEDAVSGDIDTDALGAMASTGMGTSEAMGAELGKGYLNQMLVELENGPILLSPLSEDEMIAIVANDGVNIGRIRYELKKNKDRIIAAL; encoded by the coding sequence ATGCTCAAACAGATATTAATGGAATTTCTCAGGCTCGACGGCGTCACCGCGGCTGTTGTCGTTGGAAGGGACGGTTTTGTGATCGAGGACGCCGTTTCCGGCGATATCGACACCGATGCCCTGGGTGCAATGGCATCCACCGGCATGGGTACGTCTGAGGCGATGGGCGCCGAACTCGGCAAGGGTTATCTCAATCAGATGCTGGTTGAACTGGAGAATGGTCCTATCCTTCTCTCGCCACTCTCAGAGGATGAGATGATTGCCATTGTTGCCAACGACGGCGTCAACATCGGCAGGATACGGTATGAACTGAAAAAGAATAAGGATCGAATTATTGCGGCGCTATAA
- a CDS encoding PINc/VapC family ATPase, with the protein MKIVPDTSVVIDGRITSMIKDGEYTGSTIIIPEAVVAELESQANQGREIGFSGLNELQNLSKMATEGTIELKYVGERPSLDQVKLASGGEIDALIRRVAIEHDATFITSDVVQSEVAKAKGISVIYLKPQIGESTPLIIDGFFDEHTIAVHLKERVPPMAKRGTMRQNSIEQLRDTPMTEYELRMIAQEVLERAKRDPDGFIEIERQGIAVVQIGSIRISIARRPFSDGMEITAVRPITDVELEDYAMADLIRDRLTTTRRGMLIAGPPGSGKSTLAQSIATFLSDKGCIVKTMEAPRDLQVPDNITQYTALEGSMEKTAEVLLLVRPDFVIFDELRKNEDFRVFADMRLAGVGMVGVIHAMQVQDAVQRFFGRIEAGVFPQIISTIIYVEDGEITRVFDLDFSIKVPEGMHSELHIRPVTTVRDALSGRIAFEVFKYDGETIVMPAIGPAIEEKTPINIPEPIPEAATPAPEHILAEEGAEEESSWETTKYEIQRELSRFTDGPVEVFMKSDTKAVAYIEDKDVPASIGRGGKNIASIVNKLRIGIDIRPRSELPPLEEEIPEAEMGEEMPETEELKIRIEKKHLTLVALRYREAIVDVFAGKEYLFTATVNEKGEIDLARSSSIAQELIRRYNEKETIRLRPV; encoded by the coding sequence ATGAAAATAGTACCGGATACAAGTGTCGTCATTGACGGACGCATCACCTCAATGATCAAGGACGGCGAATACACAGGATCAACAATAATTATACCGGAAGCAGTCGTGGCCGAACTGGAATCCCAGGCGAACCAGGGTAGAGAGATCGGCTTTTCGGGACTGAATGAACTCCAGAACCTCTCCAAAATGGCGACCGAGGGAACCATCGAACTTAAATATGTCGGGGAGCGCCCGAGCCTTGATCAGGTCAAACTTGCAAGCGGCGGGGAAATTGATGCCCTTATCAGACGGGTGGCCATCGAGCATGACGCCACGTTTATCACAAGCGATGTTGTCCAGTCCGAGGTTGCAAAGGCAAAGGGGATCAGCGTCATCTACCTCAAACCGCAGATCGGAGAGTCCACCCCCCTCATCATAGACGGTTTCTTTGACGAACATACCATAGCAGTCCATCTGAAAGAGAGGGTCCCCCCAATGGCAAAAAGGGGAACAATGAGACAGAACTCGATTGAGCAACTCAGAGACACCCCGATGACCGAATACGAACTGCGGATGATCGCGCAGGAGGTGCTCGAGCGTGCAAAACGGGATCCCGATGGCTTCATCGAGATCGAAAGACAGGGGATTGCCGTTGTACAGATCGGATCGATCCGGATCTCTATCGCACGCAGGCCCTTCTCAGACGGCATGGAGATCACCGCCGTCAGGCCGATCACCGATGTTGAGCTTGAGGACTATGCGATGGCCGATCTGATCCGCGACCGACTCACCACGACGCGCCGCGGCATGCTGATCGCCGGACCTCCGGGTTCTGGAAAAAGCACCCTCGCACAGAGCATTGCCACATTCCTGTCTGATAAAGGGTGCATCGTGAAAACAATGGAGGCCCCGCGCGATCTCCAGGTACCCGACAACATCACCCAGTACACCGCCCTTGAGGGAAGCATGGAGAAGACCGCCGAGGTTCTCCTGCTTGTTCGTCCTGACTTCGTCATATTTGACGAACTCCGGAAAAATGAGGATTTCAGGGTGTTTGCAGATATGCGCCTCGCAGGTGTCGGCATGGTGGGCGTCATTCATGCGATGCAGGTCCAGGACGCCGTGCAGCGGTTCTTCGGGAGGATTGAAGCAGGCGTCTTCCCACAGATCATCAGCACAATCATCTATGTCGAGGACGGCGAGATTACCCGTGTCTTCGATCTCGACTTCTCGATAAAGGTGCCCGAGGGCATGCATTCAGAACTGCATATCCGCCCGGTGACGACAGTGCGCGATGCGCTGTCCGGCAGGATTGCCTTTGAGGTCTTTAAATACGATGGTGAGACGATCGTCATGCCGGCGATTGGACCCGCAATAGAGGAGAAAACACCCATAAATATACCAGAACCTATCCCCGAGGCAGCAACTCCTGCCCCAGAGCACATCCTGGCTGAAGAAGGAGCAGAGGAGGAATCATCGTGGGAGACGACAAAATACGAGATTCAGCGCGAACTCTCCCGCTTTACCGACGGCCCGGTCGAGGTGTTCATGAAAAGCGACACGAAAGCGGTGGCATACATTGAGGACAAGGATGTTCCGGCCTCAATCGGACGCGGTGGCAAAAATATCGCCAGCATCGTGAACAAACTCAGGATTGGAATCGACATACGCCCCAGATCTGAGCTTCCTCCCCTTGAAGAAGAAATACCTGAGGCGGAGATGGGGGAAGAGATGCCTGAGACAGAGGAGTTGAAGATCAGGATTGAGAAGAAGCACCTCACCCTTGTTGCCCTCAGATACCGCGAAGCCATTGTGGACGTCTTTGCCGGGAAAGAATACCTTTTTACGGCGACAGTAAACGAAAAGGGCGAGATTGACCTTGCCCGAAGCAGCAGCATCGCACAGGAACTGATCCGCAGATACAATGAAAAAGAGACCATCAGACTGAGACCCGTATAA
- the hisI gene encoding phosphoribosyl-AMP cyclohydrolase encodes MDLNYTHGLIPVIVQEAETDEVLMLAWANDEALRLTRESGFAHYWSRSRQKIWKKGEESGNLQRVIEIRVDCDADTLLYRVEQRGAACHTGHHSCFYRDIEGRELTARLFDPSEVYANKG; translated from the coding sequence GTGGACCTGAACTATACTCACGGACTGATCCCGGTCATCGTGCAGGAGGCGGAGACGGACGAGGTTCTGATGCTGGCATGGGCAAACGATGAGGCGTTACGGCTGACCCGGGAGAGCGGATTCGCCCATTACTGGTCGAGAAGCCGGCAGAAGATCTGGAAAAAGGGAGAGGAAAGCGGCAATCTTCAGCGGGTGATCGAGATCAGGGTGGACTGCGATGCCGACACCCTCCTCTACCGGGTCGAGCAGAGGGGGGCGGCATGCCACACCGGCCATCACTCGTGTTTTTACCGGGACATCGAGGGGCGCGAGCTCACGGCCCGCCTCTTTGATCCGTCAGAAGTATATGCTAATAAGGGATAA
- a CDS encoding Ni/Fe hydrogenase subunit alpha, translating into MTRLTISPVTRIEGHAQVRIDLDESGGVERAHFNVVELRGFEKFLIGSAIEEAPRITPRICGICPTSHHVAAAKATDQIFGAELPATGKKLRQLLMAGQFIHSHALHFFMLAAPDFLLGEAPAEERNVIGIARTAPEIAKSAIEVRKLGQRITEAVGGKPIHPSNAIPGGMSLALTPAARDELLDAARSGLDIAENGWEIARSLMDGVDMEFGAVETAFMGMTDGGTHAISDGEVRLLDEGGQQIGSFAGEDYLGHIREYSEEWSYLKFCRLASGQAYRVGPLARLNVVDRMGTPKADAALEEYRSVFGRFTQATLAYNVARYIEFYSACERAVALLEDPMITGDDIRAPVDGVVNRRGVGIIEAPRGTLIHDYSVDEAGIIERCNLIVATCQNNYAMDRGVEDVAKKVVKNGELTADASNRIETVIRAYDPCISCATHALGRMPIRIDLRRPQQEGNDPLGSGEVN; encoded by the coding sequence ATGACACGCCTGACCATCTCGCCGGTGACCCGGATCGAGGGGCACGCACAGGTCAGGATCGACCTCGATGAGAGCGGCGGCGTGGAGCGCGCTCACTTCAACGTCGTCGAGCTCCGTGGTTTTGAAAAGTTTCTGATCGGTTCTGCCATTGAGGAGGCGCCGCGGATCACCCCCAGAATCTGTGGGATCTGTCCGACATCGCACCATGTGGCAGCGGCAAAGGCGACGGATCAGATCTTCGGTGCCGAACTCCCGGCAACCGGAAAAAAATTGCGCCAGCTCCTGATGGCCGGACAGTTCATCCACTCGCATGCCCTCCATTTCTTCATGCTCGCAGCACCCGACTTCCTGCTCGGGGAGGCGCCGGCGGAAGAGCGGAATGTGATCGGTATCGCCCGGACGGCACCGGAAATTGCAAAATCTGCGATCGAAGTGAGAAAACTCGGGCAGCGGATCACCGAGGCGGTCGGCGGAAAACCGATACATCCGAGCAACGCCATACCCGGCGGAATGTCGCTGGCCCTCACCCCTGCCGCGCGCGATGAACTTCTCGATGCCGCAAGAAGTGGGCTTGATATCGCTGAAAACGGATGGGAGATCGCACGCAGTCTGATGGACGGTGTCGATATGGAGTTTGGCGCCGTTGAAACGGCATTTATGGGCATGACCGACGGCGGCACCCATGCGATCAGCGATGGCGAGGTCAGGCTTCTCGATGAAGGAGGCCAGCAGATCGGGTCGTTTGCCGGTGAGGATTACCTCGGGCATATCAGGGAGTACTCTGAAGAGTGGTCGTACCTGAAGTTCTGCCGACTCGCCTCGGGTCAGGCATACCGTGTCGGACCGCTCGCCCGCTTGAATGTCGTCGATCGGATGGGCACCCCGAAGGCCGATGCGGCGCTGGAAGAATATCGTTCCGTTTTCGGTCGGTTCACGCAGGCAACGCTTGCCTATAATGTCGCCCGATATATCGAATTTTACTCGGCCTGTGAACGCGCTGTCGCCCTCCTGGAGGACCCGATGATCACGGGTGACGATATCAGAGCGCCGGTCGATGGCGTCGTGAACCGCCGGGGGGTGGGAATCATCGAGGCGCCTCGCGGCACCCTCATCCATGACTATTCGGTGGATGAAGCCGGCATCATCGAACGGTGCAACCTGATTGTCGCCACCTGCCAGAATAATTATGCAATGGACCGTGGCGTAGAGGATGTGGCAAAAAAAGTAGTGAAAAATGGTGAACTTACGGCTGACGCATCGAACAGAATCGAAACGGTCATCCGTGCCTATGATCCATGCATCTCCTGTGCAACCCATGCCCTCGGTCGGATGCCGATCCGGATCGATCTCCGTCGTCCACAGCAGGAGGGCAATGATCCGCTCGGGTCAGGGGAGGTGAACTGA
- a CDS encoding 4Fe-4S dicluster domain-containing protein, with amino-acid sequence MIEISVDPVACNGCGLCVKDCPMRVYEMKDGVSVPVRPENCMGCLSCHEICPAQALEHRGVYPSKRNYIDIRVCEMINRVI; translated from the coding sequence GTGATAGAGATTTCTGTAGACCCTGTTGCCTGCAATGGGTGTGGTCTGTGTGTCAAAGACTGCCCGATGCGGGTATATGAAATGAAGGACGGGGTCAGCGTTCCGGTCCGCCCGGAGAACTGCATGGGCTGCCTCTCGTGTCATGAGATCTGCCCGGCGCAGGCACTCGAGCACCGGGGCGTCTACCCGTCGAAGAGGAATTATATCGACATTCGCGTCTGCGAGATGATCAACCGGGTGATCTGA